The genomic window GACAGAGGAACAGGCACCACCATTGCCGACGTGCTCCAGGTCCTCCTCACCGACCCCGAGACCgagggcatcatcgtcatcggcgagattggcggcgagcaggagctgcacgccgccgacatgatTGCGCGGCACCGCCGGTCCACGCCGAGCCCCAAGCCTGTCATCGCCATGGTCGCGGGCCAGACGGCGCCCGTGGGCAAGATCATGGGCCACGCGGGGGCCGTCCTCTCGCCGAGggacgcgacggcggcggacaaggccgcggcgctggagagggcgggcgccgtcatcgtgccGCACCCGAGCGTCATGGGCGTGACGATGAAGGAGCTTCTGGGCGTGAAGTAGTGATTTGGGCAAATTAGTAGAATCATCTATAGAGCCGAGCATGTTTACTGTGGTTCAGCCATGGGTGCTTGTCGAGCGAGCGCCTGACGTGCATGCCTACGATTTGAAGTACAGAGATATACGATTACCGAGTAGATTGGCAGATATTGACGTTCCGGGTCCCAATTGGCGCGGGGTCTTAAACTGTTTCTCGCTGACTACTAATAGTATACTATACTCTGTATGTGAATTACGTTCATGTATGTGACTGGATGTCAAAGTTGGCCTCACCTGTCCACCACGCTTCATGTCGAGTTGACCCTTGACTCTTGCGCTATTGACGCCACGCCCTCTCCGCATCGAGTCGCAACATTCACAGCATAAGGCGTGCGACCCCGCATGATTGATACATGGCGCGAACAGGCGGGCCCTCCCATCCTCCACCAGgggcccctgctgctgctgctgctgctgctgcagattCTCGGTCGGTTGGAGTTGTTGGGCACATCACCCTGCTGCTCAGTGCCAGCACTGCCAGGAGACCTCTGCTGCTGACACAAACGTTTGCACGATGAGCAACGCCTTTTTGTAGGTAGGCAGTGATGAGACTGCCTCACAATCGCTTCACGTCTCGGCCATGGAGCCCAAGAGCTGCCTGGTCTGTCGCAAACGCAAGGTGCGCATCACAAATTGACTGACCCTTTTGCTTCATGTCGGTCCTGGAATCCCCCTGACGCCGTCTTGACTTTGCTGacgctctctctctctcacttTCTTTTCCCCCCTTCGCAGGTCAAATGCGACCGCAACCCAGGGTCGTGTCGCAAATGCGACAAGTTCGGGGCACAATGCGCctacgcggcggcgacggcggccgaggaggagcccaacaacagcaacaacaagacaCGTAgcgcggcctcctcctcctcctcctactcctcctcgtcccatTATTCTTCCTCGCCAGCGTCACGGCGTccgggcggcagtggcggcaaCCAAGCCATCACAAaggccggcctcgcgcggcgccgcacctCCCGGTCCTGCATCGAGTGCCAGCGGACCAAGGCCAAGTGTTCGGGCGAGGCCCCGTGCTGCGGCAGATGCGGCACGCGGGGCCTGCCTTGCCGCTATCGTGACGCGGcgggtagcggcggcggcggcgacaacggcgcATATCATGAGGCCCCGCGCGCTTCACCAtcccgcgccctcgtcgatgccccctggatgccgccgccgtggctgctgtcgcgcagcttgccgtccgtccatcgcGTGCGCCGACTGCTGGACGTGTACTTTTCCCTCGTCCACACCGTCCGGTGCCTAGGGTTCCTGCACATCCCGACGTTTATGGAGCGCTTCCGGGAggacaacgacgaggaggaggagggggtcGCATACCAACAAGACTCGTCGGGACTCGTCCACGTCATGTGtgcgctcgccgcgcccTTTTACTGCGCCCACATcaccgcctcttcctcttcctcctcttcttctgcggacgaagacgacggcagcctcCCGCCGGGCACGCGCTTCCACGAGGCCGGAcggggctgggcggcgtccgCCATGGAGCACCTGCTGGCCAACtttggcagcgccgccgtcgagtgcctcatggcggcggtgctgctgcacgagCACCACCTGCGGGTGGGCGAGCACGCCAAGGCCCTGCTCGTGTCGGGCATCGTCGCGCGGCACGTGCAGATCCTGCAGCTCAACGTggagcacgacgacgacgtgctgtgcgagcggcggcggcgccaggagggccccggcgctgctgctgctggttctgctggttctgctgctgccggtgctgccggtgccgccatGTCGATGAACTGGGCCGTTGTCAAGGAGTCCCGGCGGAGGCTCTTCTGGGCGTGCTACCTGCAGGACGCCTTCATCGAGTGCGGCATCGACCAGCTGAGGTTCATatccgccgacgacgcgcaggtCCAGCTGCCCTGCCGCGAGGACGACTTCATCAGGGGCACGCCGCGCGTCACGGAGATGCTGCGCCGGGGCACGGTCCTGCCGTTTGTTGTCGACGAGAGAAgggacaacgacggcgacgacgtgagGGACCTTCGTCgttgtcatcatcatcatgagggcggcagcagcggcagcagcggcgcggcgaacCTCGACCTGAGGGCGTTTTACATCCGCGCCATGTGGACGCGCTCGCGGGTCCTCAAGTACGTCAagcacctcgacggcgacgtcccCTGGAGCGCCAAGCACGACTCGCGCttccagcagctcgacgcggAGCTCGCAGACACGGAGGCGTCCATCCCCGACGCCCTGCGCATGACGCCCGCCAACGTCTACCTGTACAAGGCGTCGGGCCGCCTCAACGTGTTCTTCGGGCTTCACATCGTGCTCGCGCAGACGTTCAACGACCTCTaccgcgtcggcgtctcgggcctcgtcttccccccctcggcgacgacatggatCCGCGAcaacgcgccgcccgacttcctcgcccgctgccaccgcgtctgcgcggccaaggcggcccacatcgccggcctgctggacGACCTGTACAGGTGCCACAGGGAGAGCATGGTGGACGTGCCGTTCGCCATGCACGCGCAGGTGTGTAGCGGCGTGCTGGTCACGACGCTCGCCTcctggatgatgatggggcggcggcgcttaGACGACATCGcacagccgctgctgccgggccgccggGTGTTTGACGACGACTACGCGCGCATGCTGGAGAGCAACGTGCGGGTGCTGCGACACCTGCGGCGCTACATGAAGGTGGACCTGTTCGTCGAGTCCGCGACGCAGGCTCTCAAGCGCTTCGAGAAACTGAGGGAGaagcatcagcagcagcatcaacagCGTAGTCGGAACGAAGGaggggccgggccgggcgacgaggacggagaGCAGCcggcccacgacggcgagaccGTGCAGCACCCGCGGCAGTTTTCGCTGGACTACATCCTGAACCCGCTGGGCGTGTATCCCATTGCGCGGACGCAGGCCAGCGAGAGGCACAAGCCCGAGGAGTTTGcctctgctgctcctgctcctgctcctgctcctgtcGCGCGGCCGTTGACACCGAGCAGCGCCACGGACCCGAGGGGGCAGCAgagcgccgaggagctgatGGTGCTGGATGACGCATTTCGCGGCAGTGCTGGCACATGGGACTGGTCGCAGGTGCCGTTCTTGGAGAACATGGGATACCCGATGTTTCTCGAGAATGATGGCCTGGAGCACGGCGCTCTGTTGTACAACGGAGGAGCCGCTGGTATGATGCAGCTATAGCTCAAGAGCAACTGGTGTATCTGCTCTGACCCAGTGGGATGTCACCAATGTAGCTGAAGGCAACGGACGGTTTCTCATAACGAATGGCCGACGTGGTTCAGCTAACAGTTGAGTATACGATGGGTTGACATGTCCCCCGCGTCAAGTGTGTGACCGTCCGTGGCGGACTTTTGCCATCGATGTCGGCAGCCAATGTATGTAGAATTGAGGTCTCGCAGAACCGTCCAGAAAGAGACCCCTGACCATCTCCCGTCAGCGTCACGATTGCCCACAATGCGACCAACGTCATCGCCAACATGACTGTTGCGGCGCGTAACGGGCTCCCCACGGGACTTGAAGGCACCGAACGCCAACCAACGTCGCTGACCTCTGGCCCGACCAGCCGAGCACGATCAAAGGAGGCTCCATCCATTCCGGGCGCCTCccgttttttttttttttagtTTGTGTCCCTACTGGACGCTCGCCTTGCGGAATACAAAACCACCGACCGCCATGATTGGGGTTTCCATATTAGGACGGGTGGCGTCTCGGAGGCTGAGCGGCGTTCCGGCAACACAGTCAGCTTGTGCCGTGCCCCCCGGATGTCCCGTCGTCCGGGCGGGCTAAACCCTTCtatgacgacgacgagaaagACTGCTATTTTGGGGGGAGGGCCGCTGACAGCAGCCATTTCCTTCCTACCTCCATTATTGCTGAGGCGCCGGGAGAGTAAAGTCGTCAACGTCAGCGCGAGCCAACGGCAGTGGCAGCTtccgggcggcggtgatgccggaTTGCAACGTGGGTGATGGATGCTCGATTGAATGGAATACGTGCGGCGGCACTCTCGGTCCATGTCCTCTCTCTTGTTACCTTATTATAGAGCCGAGTACAAaacccgccgccactgcaCCGTTGTGCCATGTATATTCCCATCTGCCAAACCAAAGGCTAAAACGAACAATAACTCTAactaaaaaaaaaaaaacattCCAACACACATTCGACGAAACAAAGGCGCCTTGAAACAACAACACCTGCATTGTGACAATGAAGGCCCACTTCGTCCACCTGTCGGTGGTGTCGACCCTcctgggcgtcgccctcggaGCCGCCATCCCAAACAACGACGGGTTCCCGGCCCCCAGCGACCAGCAGaagctcggcatcgcggtgcaggccggcggcttGCTCCCCAAtagcccgccgccgacctcgctcggcgccggcagcgccacCGCGTTCCAGCTCATCGCCTTCAACGAGCTGTTCGAGACGGCCTACTTTAGCTCCCTCGTGCACAACATCTCCGCCGGCGTGGACGGCTACCGGGCTGAGAACAAGGACGAGTTGGTCAAGATCTTTTCCACCGTGCTGGCTGTAAGTAATAAACCACTGAAACTGAAACTGAAACACAACCCACTCTCTACATCGTGGGGGGCTGGCTGTGTGTCTCTATGTTGGGGTCGCAAACACAGAAGAAGATTGATCGTCAGCGACTAACGGAAACGCTTTCTGCTTATAGCAAGAAGAGCAACACGCTCTAGCAGCCGTCTCGACCCTCaagggcgcggg from Purpureocillium takamizusanense chromosome 14, complete sequence includes these protein-coding regions:
- a CDS encoding uncharacterized protein (TransMembrane:1 (o623-644i)~EggNog:ENOG503NWRR~COG:B) → MEPKSCLVCRKRKVKCDRNPGSCRKCDKFGAQCAYAAATAAEEEPNNSNNKTRSAASSSSSYSSSSHYSSSPASRRPGGSGGNQAITKAGLARRRTSRSCIECQRTKAKCSGEAPCCGRCGTRGLPCRYRDAAGSGGGGDNGAYHEAPRASPSRALVDAPWMPPPWLLSRSLPSVHRVRRLLDVYFSLVHTVRCLGFLHIPTFMERFREDNDEEEEGVAYQQDSSGLVHVMCALAAPFYCAHITASSSSSSSSADEDDGSLPPGTRFHEAGRGWAASAMEHLLANFGSAAVECLMAAVLLHEHHLRVGEHAKALLVSGIVARHVQILQLNVEHDDDVLCERRRRQEGPGAAAAGSAGSAAAGAAGAAMSMNWAVVKESRRRLFWACYLQDAFIECGIDQLRFISADDAQVQLPCREDDFIRGTPRVTEMLRRGTVLPFVVDERRDNDGDDVRDLRRCHHHHEGGSSGSSGAANLDLRAFYIRAMWTRSRVLKYVKHLDGDVPWSAKHDSRFQQLDAELADTEASIPDALRMTPANVYLYKASGRLNVFFGLHIVLAQTFNDLYRVGVSGLVFPPSATTWIRDNAPPDFLARCHRVCAAKAAHIAGLLDDLYRCHRESMVDVPFAMHAQVCSGVLVTTLASWMMMGRRRLDDIAQPLLPGRRVFDDDYARMLESNVRVLRHLRRYMKVDLFVESATQALKRFEKLREKHQQQHQQRSRNEGGAGPGDEDGEQPAHDGETVQHPRQFSLDYILNPLGVYPIARTQASERHKPEEFASAAPAPAPAPVARPLTPSSATDPRGQQSAEELMVLDDAFRGSAGTWDWSQVPFLENMGYPMFLENDGLEHGALLYNGGAAGMMQL